A single region of the Myripristis murdjan chromosome 3, fMyrMur1.1, whole genome shotgun sequence genome encodes:
- the gpib gene encoding glucose-6-phosphate isomerase b, whose product MGLTHDPNFQKLQHWYTAHALNLNMRHMFDADKERFNKFSTTLKTEDGDILLDYSKNLITDEVMKMLVDLAKSRGVEAAREKMFAGEKINFTEGRAVLHVALRNRSNTPIMVGGKDVMPEVNKVLEKMKGFCHRVRSGEWKGYTGKAITDVVNVGIGGSDLGPLMVTEALKPYSKGGPHVWFVSNIDGTHIAKTLAQLNAETTLFIIASKTFTTQETITNAESAKEWFLEHAKDKAAVAKHFVALSTNGPKVKDFGIDTENMFEFWDWVGGRFSLWSAIGMAIALHIGFDNFEKLLSGAHWMDNHFRTAPLDKNAPILLALLGIWYNNFFHAETHAMLPYDQYMHRFTAYFQQGDMESNGKYITNQGSRVNYHTGPIVWGEPGTNGQHAFYQLIHQGTRMVPADFLIPAQTHHPIRNSLHHKILLANFLAQTEALMTGKTTEEARKELEASGLSGEALEKILPHKVFQGNRPTNSIIFKKLTPHTLGALIAMYEHKIFVQGVMWEINSFDQWGVELGKQLAKKIEPELKDKTEVHSHDSSTNGLINFLKKNFA is encoded by the exons CACAACTCTGAAGACGGAAGATGGCGACATTCTGCTGGATTACTCCAAGAATCTCATCACTGATGAAGTCATGAAGATGTTGGTTGATCTG GCCAAGTCAAGAGGAGTGGAGGCTGCCAGGGAGAAGATGTTCGCTGGAGAGAAGATCAACTTCACTGAG GGCCGTGCCGTGCTCCATGTGGCTCTGAGGAACCGCTCCAACACTCCCATCATGGTTGGTGGCAAGGATGTGATGCCAGAAGTCAACAAGGTTCTGGAGAAGATGAAGGGCTTCTGTCAT AGAGTTCGCAGCGGTGAGTGGAAGGGCTACACAGGAAAAGCCATTACAGATGTTGTCAATGTTGGCATCGGAGGATCTGACCTT GGCCCACTCATGGTCACTGAAGCTCTGAAGCCTTACTCGAAGGGCGGGCCTCATGTGTGGTTTGTGTCCAACATTGATGGGACCCACATCGCCAAAACCCTGGCTCAACTCAATGCTGAGACGACTCTCTTCATCATTGCATCCAAG ACATTCACCACCCAAGAGACCATTACCAATGCTGAGTCTGCCAAGGAGTGGTTCCTCGAGCATGCAAAAGAC AAAGCTGCTGTTGCCAAACACTTTGTGGCACTCTCCACTAACGGC CCCAAAGTGAAGGACTTCGGCATTGACACAGAGAACATGTTTGAGTTCTGGGAT tgggTTGGTGGTCGTTTCTCCTTGTGGTCTGCAATTGGAATGGCCATTGCCCTGCACATTG GCTTTGACAACTTTGAGAAGCTTCTCTCAGGCGCTCACTGGATG GACAACCACTTCCGCACTGCCCCTCTGGATAAGAACGCTCCCATTCTGCTGGCTCTGCTGGGGATCTGGTACAACAACTTCTTCCACGCTGAAACCCACGCAATGCTGCCCTATGACCAGTACATGCACCGCTTCACCGCCTATTTCCAACAG GGTGACATGGAGTCCAATGGAAAGTACATCACTAACCAGGGGTCACGTGTGAACTACCACACTGGACCAATTGTCTGGGGAGAGCCAGGAACAAACGGACAGCATGCCTTCTACCAGCTCATCCATCAAG GAACTCGCATGGTGCCTGCTGACTTCCTCATCCCAGCCCAGACCCATCACCCCATCAGAAACAGCCTGCACCACAAG ATTTTGCTGGCCAACTTCCTGGCCCAGACAGAAGCTCTCATGACCGGCAAGACCACAGAGGAAGCCAGGAAGGAGCTGGAGGCCAGTGGCCTGAGTGGAGAGGCTCTGGAGAAGATCCTCCCACACAAA GTCTTCCAAGGAAACAGGCCAACCAACTCAATCATCTTCAAGAAACTGACACCTCACACTCTCGGAGCACTTATTG CGATGTATGAACACAAAATCTTTGTCCAGGGTGTAATGTGGGAGATCAACAGCTTTGACCAGTGGGG AGTCGAACTGGGCAAACAGCTGGCAAAGAAGATTGAGCCTGAGCTCAAGGATAAGACAGAAGTTCACTCCCACGACTCCTCCACCAATGGACTCATCAACTTCCTGAAGAAAAACTTTGCCTAA